From the Oryza glaberrima chromosome 5, OglaRS2, whole genome shotgun sequence genome, one window contains:
- the LOC127772644 gene encoding phytochrome A-associated F-box protein, giving the protein MSADEDAASRGGGGGGKRKAVAEGGSPSPLSVLADDVLLQILGRLEGDPRDWARASCASPRLAALLRAACLPPRLTRALPAELLPPPSPDGAPRAWAALHKLSVCCPGLLRAGVLLEPSDDFGLELDIGPDLSVPAPSPSSSSSVDNASTATSAPAPPPDPSSSASAAAAATTWSLYDDLYLDAAYDCSPSEAAQISNTAATPAPAAAAEEGEDAAARRGVASGSRRRARRWLGTVAAHLASGSWTLSREQGNKLLASRFRGDRLYICDWPGCVHAEERRKYMVFRGVFHDFPRSQVRRALRDTRRPTVAVDCAFCGCTEAWDLYAAFCLRSFYGYHDDGEPVVRAYVCENGHVAGAWTERPLYS; this is encoded by the coding sequence ATGAGCGCCGACGAGGACGCGGCgtcgcggggcggcggcggaggcgggaagaggaaggcggtggcggaggggggctcgccgtcgccgctgtcggTGCTGGCGGACGACGTGCTGCTGCAGATCCTGGGGAGGCTGGAGGGGGACCCGCGGGACTGGGCGAGGGCGTCGTGCGCGTCGCCGCGGCTCGCCGCGCTGCTCAGGGCGGCGTGCCTCCCGCCGCGCCTGACGCGGGCGCTCCCCGCCgagctgctcccgccgccgtcccccgaCGGCGCGCCCAGGGCGTGGGCCGCGCTCCACAAGCTCTCCGTCTGCTGCCcgggcctcctccgcgccggcgtcctcctcgaGCCCTCCGATGACTTCGGCCTCGAGCTCGACATCGGCCCCGACCTCTCCgtccccgccccctccccttcctcctcctcctccgtcgacAACGCCTCCACCGCTACCTCCGCCCCCGCCCCACCCcccgacccctcctcctccgcctccgccgccgccgccgccaccacgtgGTCGCTCTACGACGACCTCTACCTCGACGCCGCCTACGACTGCTCCCCCTCCGAGGCGGCACAGATCTCAAACACGGCTGCgacccccgcccccgccgcggcggcggaggaaggggaggacgccgcggcgcggcgaggggtgGCGTCGGGGAGCaggaggcgggcgcggcggtggctggggacggtggcggcgcaccTGGCGTCCGGGTCGTGGACGCTGAGCAGGGAGCAAGGGAACAAGCTGCTGGCGAGCAGGTTCCGCGGCGACCGCCTCTACATCTGCGACTGGCCCGGGTGCGTCCACGCCGAGGAGCGCCGCAAGTACATGGTGTTCCGCGGCGTGTTCCACGACTTCCCGAGGTCCCAGGTGCGCCGCGCCCTGCGGGACACCCGCCgccccaccgtcgccgtcgactgCGCCTTCTGCGGCTGCACCGAGGCTTGGGACCTCTACGCCGCCTTCTGCCTCCGCAGCTTCTACGGCtaccacgacgacggcgagcccgTCGTCCGCGCCTACGTCTGCGAGAacggccacgtcgccggcgcctgGACCGAGCGCCCCCTCTACTCCTGA
- the LOC127772577 gene encoding uncharacterized protein LOC127772577 — protein MAAAAGMGGNGNDADDKARDVTDQSKALGGNSCEDRALPSAVRVTVSGDPVGTFGSLGNMADDNVHLQPDEGDDDHGDSTECSSSFGPSCSAASDDDDDDDTKSEMDGVEVDSPFLGPTRSSAVRASSAPRMVRRRQVTAEWRKIVGPIMWRCQWLELHMKNLLSQVAKYDRELAIINHEKDLQLEMVKADGPKSEPGKLYSQSHERIIMKRRKRKRDEDTVDTSLYLKRHPALSYYENKNSGVQTDGPLVNGGFDSSVVEDIESTDDALVENDRVFEQYSLREILLTVDDVQSRVLSLQGRLSNARSKYKKLSQCLDRKQVKVPQKNQNQMTCCKKDGRRSHQKTKCMHTLLQKDDLDRSLAVVPPVFGRSTDCVLECMKKNDAQEDAVQSDPNGITIEMFCGKDNFLTNAHVGELYKESADDVLIDNQAAKEEGYQLFEKVKPEEHSELVIPPSKVQKASADIVDYEQVQETTPLAKQIISGDKRGQKPNKKHGLPVLAKKIKTEKDPGNMKNEKTVLVAVDPRRSTRVRKPKTY, from the exons ATGGCAGCGGCTGCGGGGATGGGTGGCAACGGCAATGACGCGGATGACAAGGCACGTGATGTCACGGATCAGTCCAAGGCTCTTGGTGGGAACAGCTGCGAGGACCGCGCGCTCCCCTCCGCTGTGCGTGTCACTGTCAGTGGTGATCCGGTGGGGACGTTTGGCTCTCTTGGTAACATGGCCGATGATAATGTTCACCTTCAGCCTGATGAAGGTGATGATGATCATGGTGACAGCACGGAGTGCTCGAGCTCGTTCGGGCCCTCCTGCTCCGCGGCGtccgatgatgatgacgatgacgacacGAAGTCGGAGATGGATGGCGTGGAGGTGGATTCGCCGTTTCTTGGTCCAACCCGTAGCAGTGCGGTTCGTGCTAGCTCTGCACCAAGGATGGTCAG ACGGAGACAGGTGACAGCCGAGTGGAGAAAGATTGTTGGGCCAATAATGTGGCGATGCCAATGGTTGGAGTTGCATATGAAGAATCTCTTATCACAGGTAGCAAAGTATGACAGGGAACTTGCTATTATCAATCATGAAAAAGATCTGCAGTTGGAGATGGTTAAAGCTGATGGTCCTAAATCAGAACCGGGAAAACTATATTCCCAAAGTCATGAGAGAATTAtcatgaagagaagaaaaaggaaaagagatgaAGACACTGTAGATACCTCATTGTACTTGAAGAGGCACCCCGCACTGTCTTATTATG AAAACAAAAACAGTGGAGTTCAAACGGATGGTCCCTTGGTTAATGGTGGTTTCGACAGTTCAG TTGTTGAGGACATCGAAAGCACTGATGATGCGTTAGTTGAGAATGACAGGGTATTTGAACAATATTCTTTAAGAGAGATTCTTCTTACAGTTGATGATGTCCAGTCCCGAGTTCTTAGTCTTCAGGGTCGCCTCAGCAACGCTCGCAGCAAATACAAGAAGTTGTCACAATGCTTAGACCGTAAACAGGTTAAGGTGCCTCAAAAGAATCAGAATCAGATGACCTGTTGTAAGAAGGATGGAAGACGTTCTCATCAGAAAACAAAGTGTATGCATACTTTGCTTCAGAAGGATGACTTAGATAGATCACTTGCTGTGGTTCCACCTGTATTTGGTAGGTCCACTGACTGTGTGTTGGAATGTATGAAGAAAAATGATGCACAAGAAGATGCAGTACAATCAGATCCAAATGGAATCACAATTGAGATGTTCTGTGGTAAAGATAATTTCCTAACCAATGCCCATGTAGGGGAGTTATACAAAGAA AGCGCTGATGATGTCCTCATAGATAATCAAGCAGCCAAAGAAGAAGGTTATCAGCTATTTGAGAAGGTCAAGCCAGAGGAGCATTCAGAGCTGGTTATACCTCCTTCCAAAGTACAAAAAGCAAGTGCAGACATAGTGGACTATGAACAAGTTCAAGAAACAACTCCACTTGCAAAGCAGATCATCTCTGGAGACAAGCGTGGACAGAAACCAAATAAGAAACATGGGCTTCCTGTGCTTGCAAAGAAAATTAAAACTGAGAAAGATCCCGGCAATATGAAGAATGAAAAGACTGTTTTGGTGGCTGTGGATCCCCGGAGGAGTACACGAGTTCGAAAACCCAAAACTTATTGA